TGTCATATCGTGCAATGGTTACTTCAAAATCTATGCAGACAAATGAATGGAGTTCGGAGTGCTTTTAGAGATGTGCAGGATGCAATCCAACGGTCGATGTCATGAAAGAACTCCTTCCACATGATACATTGTCCTGCCAGAGGTTTGCTGCTTGCATTGCATTGGCAGTCTGAAAGTGAAAGCTTATTGGCAATTGAATTCATTTCCCCATCATTCTCAAAGACTCCATGGGGTCAATCAGATAAAGATAATGAAAGACCTCAACTGTTACTCCTGTGAAGTTAGTCTTCATGTCCTCACCAAACCTACTCCCGTGGTGCCTCTGATGGTCCCACACAAAAGACCAATTCCGTCTTACATCATGAAGCATTGTTTTATCCAAAGAACACACCATTAATTAAGCATTAATTAATTCCCTCTCAAAAGAAACAACTCCAATGAATTGAATCGAATCATCAATAAAAAAAGAGTCAATCATAGCCCAAATGATGGAACAAGTTACCAAACAAAACATATACAAAGATTAAGGAAACAACCGGAGAGAAAAGTCAATGATAACAAAACATTTTAGCAGAAACAGTTAAGTAAAGCAAATACAAATTCAGGAAGCCACCACATGAAGTACTGTAAACAGTATCCAACCCATAGCCCCACTTTGTGTTCGATATGTGTACAAGAAACTAGACCCCCAATGAAGGAATATTCTTCTACATCTATATTTAGCCAgagaaagaatatatatatatatatatatatatatatatatatatatatatatatatatatatatatatatatatatatatatatatatatatatatatatatatataacatagtgCAATTAATCTCTGATCACAGTGAAGGATAACCCTTCTcacctctcttagattgcagaattCATTTGAATAGATATGAATCAATGGTATGCTTCTGCTAGTGGCTTTATTAGCTGATAAGTGAAAGGAGAAAATTATAGCAGGGGCAAAGCATATGCTACTATTTTTTGGTACCTGCAAAAGTCTTGACTATTTTAGTTTAAATTGGAACTAGTCTTATTCATCATTGTTTTGGAGGGGGGAACATGGATTCAACCATCATAACCCACACACAGGGAAAACAAAATCTCAAGAGTCTCAGTTATttactaaaatatattaataaatccaATTTCATAAATAAGTGATACTGTAAGTCAAATAAGACGGAAAGCAATGAAGAGAACATAATTCAAGAAGAAAAGGCACAAGAAATAGGATCCTCATTCCCAATTCACATTCCACTTCCAGTTTTATTGCCATTGCAAAAAATTAAAACCCCATAGATTAACCATTCTTTCTTTCATTCATTTAATTGGAGAGCAAAACTTGTAAGAAATAATCCAAGTCATTTCTACTCAATCAAGAATCTCACCTAACTTTGACACTCTGGAGTTTTGATTGTTTAAAATAGTTTCGTAAGTTTGATGCAATATATTACAGCCAATGATTgatcaaacaaaataaatagaaagattCAAGATGTAGTCAGAGAGAAGGGACACATGAAAAATGCTATCACCATCCACCAACCCACAACCTTCAAGAATTCTAATGTGAGTAAATTGTTAACCTCCGTGTCCTCTCTTCAACATTCAAGGACTATAATTATAATTGGAATAGATTAATTAATCCAATCGACCAAGAAGAAATTAACTACAACCATAGTCGGTGCAACGCTCAAGAATTATATGCAATCGATACATCAATAAATTCGATCGAACAGATAAGAATCAATTGTAATCCAAAACAACAGAACAAGTAACAGAGAAAAACAAAACATATGCAAAGACTAAGGAAGTAATCAGAGAGAAGAAACACAGGAAGTACTACCCCCACTCCCAGTCCATAGCTCAACTACTGTTTCATTATGTACGCAAGAAACTGAACAACCACAATAGTGTGACAGTTGATTCTTTTCTTTCGACACTCATAGCCGAAAAATAAAACGTATAAGAAATAATCCAAACAATCTGTAATCACAGTCAAGGATAATCCGCTCACCTCTCCTCATGCTACTTCTCCTTGCCATGTTTGATTCTTTTCTTCGAAACCAGATACTTGTGAGCACGAATCAGATGCTTTCTAAACCGCTTCAAATCCAAATTCACATTCTGGCGATCCAAATAGACTCTCTTGGTCACATGCCACCCTTTCTTGGCCATACTTCTGGGGTCCCTTAGCACTGGGTCACTTTTGTCATACTCTCTGTACAACGAGCTCTCTCTCTTTAGAATCTTATACCCCACATACCACAACCCCATTCTCACCGCTGGGTCGCCGTAGTAGGTCTTGGCGGCCCAGTCGGTCCCTAGCGGCACAATTTGAATGAACACCGAACCCGGCCTCATGAACAACAGATGAGTCATGGCTGCTCCATGGACTCCAATCATGGCATCGCTTGAATTCAATGCTCGGTATATCTTCGCCAGCTCGGTCGTCCGGTCCGGCCTCAATATCTCGACAATGAAACCAATCTCTTCGCCTAATTTCACCAGCTTGAGCTCGTTTTCGATCGCTCTTGATCCATTTCTTGACATGATCATGAGTTTCGGTTGGTAGGAACTCCGCAAATTATGCCGCTTGGCAATGTTCATTGATGGCCAGGGGCTTGTTTGCTGCTCATCATATTCGAGTGATCGAATTCGAGGCCGGTAGGCATCGTCGAGAAGCTGGCGGAAGTCGAAAATTGTTTTGTTGTTCTCCATTCGCTCTGCGTCCAccgtcaattcatcatgaattctTAGTCCAACAATGGCTTCCAGGAAGCAATGAGCCCTCGAGTCACCAAAGAAATCAAGCGGCGGATGATCTGAGAGGCGGGATAGCACATCCCCGTACTTGGTGAACCACCAGTTATGGTAATCCAGAACAACAAACACCACCCGCCTGTTAAATTTCTGAGAAGTGATGAACAGTGGAATAATCCCATCGTTGAACTCATGGTACACGTTGCCGGTATAACCACCGGCGGAGAACACCACCGCCGGGACCGCATGCCGGACGTCGCAACCGCTGCCGCCACCGCCGGCGGCGGCGGTCAGGCGGAGCTCATCGATGGTGGCCATCACGCTGGTCTCCCACTTCCGAGTGTAAGGCCTAATCCTTTCCTCCGTCGCCGGGGCGGGGATAGACGCGTTATTCCCGGGATAAAGGAGAATACTCTTGGAATAAGACTGGGTCCGAACGTCCCCTCTCATGAAGCAAACATCGGTGCGAAAGGCGCTGCGGTCGCAGCAGATAGTGTTATTCGGGATAGGAGAAGAACAGGGGACCCTTGTTCCAACTTGGAGGACTTGCAGCTTCTCTTCATCTCCAAAAGAGTCTGCAACAAAAACACCATCACCAACTTTGGGTCAGAAACCAAAGACTTTGGATCAGGAAATAAAACTCCGAGAGGAGAAAGACTTACAGAAGAGAGGGCAAAGATGAGAGGAGGAGCAGAAGAGGAGTCGAGGGAAGAAGAATAGGCTACAAGAGGCGAGGATCAAGAGGAAGATAAGGCGAAGAAGAAGACGTTTGGGCTTCTTGGGGGAGTTGTCAAAGAAGTACATCTGAGAAGGGAGCTTGCAGCTCGCCTTTAGTTGTGgctctccttctcctcttcttaGCTGAAGAAAATAGTAGACTCTGTGATGCTGCGTCCCCATTAAAACTTCTTAGTCTTCTCTCTCCCCAAgagcaagaaggaaaaaaagtGTGCCCgtgtggagagggagagagagaggggtttcCATGTTGATTTGAAAGGAGAAAGGGACTCGGGAAGGGTGATAAGAAAAGTGTGTttggggagggagagagggggggTTTCTGTTTTGGTTCGAAGTTGGGGAAGGGAGCTAAAAAAGAGTGAGAAGAAAAGAAATGGTCAGAGAAGGGAATAAAGGCATGCGGGAGTACTGACGGGGTTGTATCTTTCTCCCTGGAGAAGGATTTATTTTCCTTCGCGCGAATCTACCGTTGGATGGTGGAATGCTAGCTTCTAGAGCCGTGCAGGTGGATATATACAGACCCAGGAGTGCTTCGAGTCTTTGCATGGAGCGATCCAACGGTCAATACCGTGAACGAAGATCAACCATTCATTCGGGCGAAATATACACCCCATACGTCTGGGTGTAATATGTTGGATTTTTAAGCTGGAGTGGGCCGTAGGGTGAAATACAGCgggtttaattagactcttaccttgtgtttttttttttttgatttaggatcaccagagagagagagagagaggattagAGATTTAATTTTTCTCATCCATCCTCTCTTCTTCATCAATCGTTGTCTCTTGCCATCCTTCGTATGAAATAAAGGGTTAGAAAAGTCGACAGCAGATGAAGaaagaagataaaatttttttattaaattaaataaagttatttatgatttatttattttatgataaaaaaaattagaataaaaattgaaatgatgaaatttatattaggatttaacgtctcaagatttgatccacattgagcccacagtgaggttcgcgacgaaaaatagagtccaacgagaccaagatcatcccaaacggagatcggatggaggagatatgagcttttgaagcttgcacgagattcgaggtggcggaggaccgccagCGACTGGCCGGTGGAGCGGCGGCGGTGTGGCTGCAGGCGGCAGAGCATGGCCCATGCAAGGCCAACGTGCGGGGCGCAGCCCGGGCCCAAGCGCTGCTGGGGCCTGGTTTTCTCGATCCATcgtggaccgagcggtccacggTCGGGTCTGTAGACCACATGGGCATTTCTCAGGTATTTTTCACGGTCTacgatactatttcatggaccggagTGCGATCGGACGACCCAAAGAGCTCTCGATCACGATCTGACGGTCCAGGAGGTTATTTGGGATTGTTTGGGACTCCTAATACGTGTTTAGCAtgtgtttaaggcctttaaaaggcctgtgcgtGAACAGTAGGGGCGGTGTGGTCTGATTTTGCCGTGGATGCACCGTacggaacccgagaagagagaaagagaatcgTGCcattgagagagaaggagcaagaggctcctggacagcggacgccgaacacttcaggggttcagggggatctcccaagagagagagcttttgtgaggaaaacttctagtaagagaaaaattgggtgtacaaggattgagggtgagatcttctcttgtaaaattttttttcatagtaaagtttgcatgccccgtggaggcgagcccttttgtggctgatccatgcatttgattgttttttgttttgtttcttctttcttcctgctacatcgcacagtatcgaaaaggtcttggaaggtggtgtcatggctagacatccacccaacaagtggtatcagagtgagacGGTACAagaatgcagattgcagtggtggtaagcaagactgaagatggagaagataggatcaatcaagatagagatcaacaagtttgatggtaagagcaatttctctttgtggcaggtaagggtgaaggacgtgctcatccaacaagggttgatcgatgctctcttgtgcgatgagaagctgaccaccatagaggtgtaTGATTGGAaacagctacagatgcaggcggtgagtatcatccgcatgtacctagcaGATGAAGTGGTGATTCATGTGCTAAGCGAGACATCCCGACggtgctgtgatcgaagctcgagaagttgtacatggcgaagtctcttaccaatactctttttctctagaggcagttttaccagctgTAGATggttgagggacagagcgtgtaggagcatctAAGCTACTTTCAAAAAATCATCACCGACCTCCTTAGTGTTAGTGAGAATCTTAAGGAGAAGattagggcgctggttttgctggcgtcgctttctcctttatacgagtccttggtgactgctcttctaatgggaaagagcaccatcaagatggacgaggtcaccgcggtgatacttCAGAACAAGATTTTCAGGAGGGAGAACctggcttcgagctcaggtggcggtagctcagctttggtagcttctggaggagcaggaggcggtagatggagcgacagaagatcgcgaCGAGGGCGATTTAAGTCcagaagggacttgagcaaaatcagatgttacctGTGTGAGGAGTTGGAGCATCTAATCAGAGATTGccttcaactcaaaaatcggacggtggctgctgtagcgacgaccagcagcaattcagatggagatgtcctagagatatctgatgaggtatctatttcttcccagcagtggatattagattctgcatgcacccatcatgtatgttgcagagaggagcagtttgacttcttgaagaacagtgagggcactgtatatctgctggatggatcgagctgtgcgattagaGGCATCGGaacagtcagctggaggacacatgatagtgcagtgaggagattgggggaggtctgatacatatccgatttcagacggtCTTATCTCATTTGGCAGACTGAATTTGAGAGGCTATAGGAcaatagctggtggaggaatcctgaggatgctatgcggcgataggattgtgctggaggagaagaaggggagcagaggacattattacctagtagggagcccagtgtgaggtggagcttcgggagccagaaggagtccagagcgaggtggagctccaggtggaggtggatcgggcacgagataggagactcgggaggatgagagacgacgtcgcaaggtgagatttttattgccgcaggatgatgccccgggTAGGTCTCAGGTCAAGAGGAGCACAGTGTATgacggagatgagatcgagcggtctggctcgactcttatatttgcccatccatgatcagcagacgattgccccaagacatgggggcgaggagatccagaagctctcggagttaggaggggcgagtcgagatggagattgttaggatttgatgcctcgagatttgatccatattgagACCACAGTGAAGTTTgtggcaaaaaatggagtccaacgagatcaagatcaccccaaacggagctcgaatggaagagatacgagcttttgaagcttGCACGAGATCCAAGacgacggaggaccgccggcggctggTGGCGGGCCGCTCCGCAGGCGGTGGAgcacggcccaggcggggccaacgcaCGGGGCACACGGCCCAGCCCACGCACGAGCGCACAGGGCGCGGCCCTAGCCCAGGCGCCCAGTGCGGGCACGGCCCAAgcccgcgcgcgggccggcccaggcccaggcaccgcTGGGCCTGATTTtttcggtccaccatggaccgggcggtccacagcCGGGTCTGTGAACCGTCTGAAAATTTCTCAggtgtttctcacggtccacggtactattttgTGGACCGAAgcatgatcggacggcccagggagcTCCCGATCACGATCCCACGGTCCAGGGGGTTATTTggggttgtttggaactcttaATACGTGTTTAATAtgtgtttaaggcctttaaaaggcctgtgcgtGAATAGTAGGTGCGGTATGGTCTAGTTTTGCTGTGGACGCATTGTACGAAacccaaaaagagagaaagaaccgcgccgctgagagagaaggagcaggaggctcctggacagcggataccggtcacttcaggggttcagggggtcttccaaaagagagagcttttgtgagaaaaacttctaatgagagagaaattgggtgtacaagggttgagagtaatatctcctcttgtaaaaatttttttcatagtgaaatttgcatactccgtggagacgagcccttttatggctgatctacgtatttgattatttttttttttttatttttttgctgtaTCACGTAAtatcgaaaagatcttgggaggtggtatcctggccagacatccatccaataaTTTACTGATACATTTGTCTTatgattgaaattaaattcaaaataaaatttaaatattaaaaaaatatcagtaTTGAATTTTAAAAGATAGAAATATTTTCATGACTCCTTAAAATTGAAATAGAAATGAGATTTTTCCGACCAAGCAATCAGAACAAAAGTTATTTATTCCTGTTTTATTCTAAAGCTCAATTCCTTTGAACCAAAATATGCTCTTAGAGTACTTGGCCCATGGTTTGGTTGCATAACTTAGCTTAAAGAAGCAAAACAAACAAAATATTTGGCTGTTAGCAAGGGCAATTAGCTAGTGCCAGGAGAGGTTTGGTGGCCAGAAAACAGCTTGTCTTAAATTATTATAGGTGTAAGGTTTGGTCTCTTAGTGAGCAAAGAGGGGGGCATCGTAAAGAAGGGCTACGAGAATCGACGTCAGGATTATTTATAGGTTAAAGTCCCGACAATTAAAGTATGGGAATTGGATTCCAAGGCTCGAAAGGGTTAGCCTCGAAATAGAATAAATTTAAGTTGGCAGCTTATGGCAGCATGATAACACATGATCAGGCCCGTGGATTGTCATCGTCTTCATtcacatataaaaataaataatatttaataatactaTAAAGTTCAacgaatttttaaatatatttaaaaaataagataacTGTTCTTCTAGTGAAAATTGTTTATCATTAAAAATCTACAGttgtaaaaaaaatgatattatatGTTCAAGTTAATTAACttaggaaaaaaaatataaataacaaTTATAagctaattttatttatataatatatcagAAATTTTTGAAATTGCTATAATGGGCATTATAATGTTGCAACGGTCAAGTTTTTTGGAACGTCTTTCGATGCTATTTCAGCTTTCCATGGCTTTTGCTTGTAGTCGTACGCTTCGTCGCCGATGAGGAGCGCGGAGAAAAGCAACGAAGCAAGGAATCGCGGAATTTCGCCTAGATTTAATGGACCTTCTTTTTGTCAGTTGGTTTGATCGAGATGGCAAAAATAGTGGAATGGGCCCGGCAAGTTGCAGGACTTCAATTGAGTGAGACCTAGAGACTCTCAGTCAAGAGAAcagaaagcttgggtaccgaGTCAGGATTCAGCTGACTGAttccccttttttttatttttatttttattttgattcatCTCCTTTGAACGCCTTCGTTCACTGCGGTGTTAAGCATATACTGCAacttcttatcatttttttttttgttaaaacagttgtttacaaaaattaaaaaataaaacatcGCTTATGGGACCGGCATCTAAATCTATCCATAAATCTCCAATAGGATGCTTAGCAACAAAAAAGataacctgttgcggccaatcccctcatcgtctgATCGCCCGAAACTAGTGCCTGCAAAAGAaaatccgcactgaccggaggcggctctgacggagatcctccgacggtcaagtcagagaggagactaggcaacagtgaggagaaagcaaagaactcaacgagagagagggagagcaagCCTGTCAGTTTCGAAGGGCCTctagcactgtagccttccccgatattATAGTGGAGcatagtatggcgccgtcattaatggcgcagacaattgaggaattgtcaactcactgtagactgtcagagtcgccgtgaaaatgtcacgtcgccgtggggctgtcaaatcactagggttgacaatgccctaggcgggataatgcccttaggcggcagtgccgcatgctgctgtcaggactgacagtctctggccgtagtacggcgatcggaggagtcgaccgaccttaggtcggtggccagctgagtggcatcgggtggagattcggacccctccgacggtcggtcgagcacgtcgcgggagtcggccatcggaccccCTGGTGCAGTTGGTCGGGAGGGCGGAGAGGTCTGCCCGGCCGACATATCCTCGATCGGTAGAGAGCCGTCGATCGGTTGGTCATGGcacccgacgatcggtcggtcggtcggtcggtcgggtatgcccggttataagtcggcatgagcggggtcggtcggtattccccaaagttgcccccctccactcctgagtcggacggcgcGCTGGCCTATGTCTTCGTTTGGGCAGTAAcgtcgggcgaaaaggagtggattcactGTGTGCCaagttccgaccgtaccgcgggtcgatatgatgtcaggcgtctcataaatgccgagcgattcgctggagtcagatgtccagtcggtgtcagatgtctcgtcccgtcggcgtcagacgtcctgtcggtgcCAGGCGTCATGTCGGTGTCGGACGTCCTGCAGGTGTTGGACGTCCCGCCagtgtcagacgtcctgtcggtgtcagacgtctcgtcccatcgggaaggagaaccgtcgttcccgccgtcccttcggggatacgaaacgtcgcggcctttacgccacgtggcgtgcggctattgggacgggttcgttggagcggatggaggtgacgtggctcgatctgaagaTAGGTGCATCGAACTGTCGGGCCGACGGACGGCCCGGATGATGCCACATGGCGAGATCTGGGGagtcctcgttggtcgtgccttcatctcgaccgtcggggagcactatatatatagggtcgccCCTATTCAGTTTTTTACCCCCCTCATTTCGCTGTCGAGACTCTGTCCGCGTAATTCCTTATTCCAGGTACTCTCCTCCGCTTCCCTTCTTCTCAGGagttccttctccttcttctgagGGCCATCATCATCTTCACCATCTCCTTCTCCTTTATTTCCTGCCACTCGTTTCAGTTCATGGCTAGAACGTCTCC
The sequence above is a segment of the Elaeis guineensis isolate ETL-2024a chromosome 7, EG11, whole genome shotgun sequence genome. Coding sequences within it:
- the LOC105049132 gene encoding xylan glycosyltransferase MUCI21 is translated as MGTQHHRVYYFLQLRRGEGEPQLKASCKLPSQMYFFDNSPKKPKRLLLRLIFLLILASCSLFFFPRLLFCSSSHLCPLFYSFGDEEKLQVLQVGTRVPCSSPIPNNTICCDRSAFRTDVCFMRGDVRTQSYSKSILLYPGNNASIPAPATEERIRPYTRKWETSVMATIDELRLTAAAGGGGSGCDVRHAVPAVVFSAGGYTGNVYHEFNDGIIPLFITSQKFNRRVVFVVLDYHNWWFTKYGDVLSRLSDHPPLDFFGDSRAHCFLEAIVGLRIHDELTVDAERMENNKTIFDFRQLLDDAYRPRIRSLEYDEQQTSPWPSMNIAKRHNLRSSYQPKLMIMSRNGSRAIENELKLVKLGEEIGFIVEILRPDRTTELAKIYRALNSSDAMIGVHGAAMTHLLFMRPGSVFIQIVPLGTDWAAKTYYGDPAVRMGLWYVGYKILKRESSLYREYDKSDPVLRDPRSMAKKGWHVTKRVYLDRQNVNLDLKRFRKHLIRAHKYLVSKKRIKHGKEK